The Malus domestica chromosome 06, GDT2T_hap1 genome has a segment encoding these proteins:
- the LOC103429307 gene encoding serine racemase isoform X2, translating to MNSGSVEVEELQNQDSVGVGIEMEAGSQMPETKYAADISSIKEAQARIEPFVHKTPVLTSESLNALSGRRLFFKCECLQKGGAFKFRGACNAVFSLDDDQAAKGVVTHSSGNHAAALSLAAKLRGIPAYIVIPKNAPNCKVENVIRYGGQVIWSEATMQSRESTAAKVLHETGALLLHPYNDRRIISGQGTISLELLEQQVPQLDGIIVPISGGGLISGVALAAKSINPAIRIFAAEPEGANDAAQSKSAGRIITLPETNTVADGLRAFLGDLTWPIVRDLVDGVITVNDEEIINAMKLCYEILKVAVEPSGAIGLAAVLSKSFKKNSAWKDCSNIGIILSGGNVDLGILWDAYKK from the exons ATGAACTCTGGAAGTGTGGAAGTAGAAGAG CTCCAAAATCAAGACTCTGTTGGTGTTGGGATAGAGATGGAAGCAGGGAGTCAAATGCCGGAGACGAAATATGCTGCTGATATTTCCTCTATAAAGGAAGCGCAAGCACGCATCGAGCCATTCGTGCACAAAACTCCGGTCTTGACCTCGGAATCCCTCAATGCTCTTTCAGGAAGACGCCTTTTTTTCAAATGCGAATGTTTACAGAAGGG TGGCGCTTTCAAATTCAGAGGCGCTTGCAATGCCGTGTTTTCACTTGATGATGATCAGGCTGCTAAGGGGGTTGTAACACACAGCAG TGGTAACCATGCTGCAGCATTGTCTTTGGCTGCAAAACTACGGGGGATCCCTGCATACATAGTTATACCAAAAAATGCTCCCAACTGCAAAGTTGAGAATGTCATTCGTTACGGTGGTCAGGTTATCTGGAGTGAGGCCACTATGCAGTCAAGGGAAAGTACAGCAGCTAAGGTGTTGCATGAAACTGGcgcacttcttctccatccttACAATGATAGGCGCATAATAAG TGGGCAGGGTACCATTTCACTGGAGCTTCTGGAGCAACAAGTTCCGCAGTTAGACGGCATTATAGTACCCATAAGCG GAGGTGGCTTGATATCAGGGGTGGCTTTGGCCGCCAAGTCCATCAACCCCGCGATTCGAATTTTTGCAGCTGAACCTGAGGGTGCTAACGATGCAGCTCAATCCAAATCAGCTGGGAGGATAATAACATTGCCTGAGACCAACACTGTTGCAGATGGGCTTCGAGCTTTTCTTGGAGACCTTACTTG GCCCATTGTGAGAGATCTTGTCGATGGCGTTATAACTGTAAATGACGAGGAGATAATAAATGCTATGAAACTCTGTTACGAGATTTTGAAGGTTGCAGTAGAACCCAGTGGAGCAATAGGCCTTGCTGCTGTTTTGTCCAAAAGTTTCAAGAAAAATTCTGCTTGGAAGGATTGCAGCAACATCGGAATTATACTTTCTGGAGGTAATGTAGATCTAGGCATCCTATGGGATGCCTACAAAAAGTGA
- the LOC139196845 gene encoding uncharacterized protein, whose product MIKWAITLGEFDISYQPKPAKKSQAVANFIAEFTYPVDIASTLEAVASLPPEAQKIKPTFPVWTLYVDDSSNQQGYGAGLVLTTLDKVAMEYAIRFKFKASNNEAKYEALLACLRLAKHLRVKQIDIFSDSQLVVNQVTNNFDAKDSSMTAYLAQTQLLPKHFHYQITQVP is encoded by the coding sequence atgatcaaatgggcgataacactgggtgagtttgacatctcctaccaaccaaagccagctaagAAGAGCCAAGCAGTGGCTAATTTCATCGCCGAATTCACTTaccctgttgacattgcttctacacttGAAGCGGTGGCTTCATTACCTCCAGAAGCTCAGAAGATAAAACCAACTTTCCCAGTATGGACTCTATATGTTGAcgactcatccaaccaacagggctatggagcaggactagtcttgactacccTAGATAAagtggcaatggagtatgctattcgtttcaaattcaaggcatcaaacaatgaggccaaGTATGAAGCCCTTTTAGCATgtttacgtttggccaaacaccttagggttaaacaaattgatatcttcagtgactcccaattagtggttaaccaagtcacaaacaactttgatgctaaggatagctctatgACAGCATATCTTGCACAAACGCAACTTTTGcccaagcacttccactaccagatcacccaagttccttgA
- the LOC103429307 gene encoding serine racemase isoform X1 encodes MNSGSVEVEEVSNLRFWNIWPTNTLQNQDSVGVGIEMEAGSQMPETKYAADISSIKEAQARIEPFVHKTPVLTSESLNALSGRRLFFKCECLQKGGAFKFRGACNAVFSLDDDQAAKGVVTHSSGNHAAALSLAAKLRGIPAYIVIPKNAPNCKVENVIRYGGQVIWSEATMQSRESTAAKVLHETGALLLHPYNDRRIISGQGTISLELLEQQVPQLDGIIVPISGGGLISGVALAAKSINPAIRIFAAEPEGANDAAQSKSAGRIITLPETNTVADGLRAFLGDLTWPIVRDLVDGVITVNDEEIINAMKLCYEILKVAVEPSGAIGLAAVLSKSFKKNSAWKDCSNIGIILSGGNVDLGILWDAYKK; translated from the exons ATGAACTCTGGAAGTGTGGAAGTAGAAGAGGTGAGCAATCTGCGTTTCTGGAATATTTGGCCAACGAACACC CTCCAAAATCAAGACTCTGTTGGTGTTGGGATAGAGATGGAAGCAGGGAGTCAAATGCCGGAGACGAAATATGCTGCTGATATTTCCTCTATAAAGGAAGCGCAAGCACGCATCGAGCCATTCGTGCACAAAACTCCGGTCTTGACCTCGGAATCCCTCAATGCTCTTTCAGGAAGACGCCTTTTTTTCAAATGCGAATGTTTACAGAAGGG TGGCGCTTTCAAATTCAGAGGCGCTTGCAATGCCGTGTTTTCACTTGATGATGATCAGGCTGCTAAGGGGGTTGTAACACACAGCAG TGGTAACCATGCTGCAGCATTGTCTTTGGCTGCAAAACTACGGGGGATCCCTGCATACATAGTTATACCAAAAAATGCTCCCAACTGCAAAGTTGAGAATGTCATTCGTTACGGTGGTCAGGTTATCTGGAGTGAGGCCACTATGCAGTCAAGGGAAAGTACAGCAGCTAAGGTGTTGCATGAAACTGGcgcacttcttctccatccttACAATGATAGGCGCATAATAAG TGGGCAGGGTACCATTTCACTGGAGCTTCTGGAGCAACAAGTTCCGCAGTTAGACGGCATTATAGTACCCATAAGCG GAGGTGGCTTGATATCAGGGGTGGCTTTGGCCGCCAAGTCCATCAACCCCGCGATTCGAATTTTTGCAGCTGAACCTGAGGGTGCTAACGATGCAGCTCAATCCAAATCAGCTGGGAGGATAATAACATTGCCTGAGACCAACACTGTTGCAGATGGGCTTCGAGCTTTTCTTGGAGACCTTACTTG GCCCATTGTGAGAGATCTTGTCGATGGCGTTATAACTGTAAATGACGAGGAGATAATAAATGCTATGAAACTCTGTTACGAGATTTTGAAGGTTGCAGTAGAACCCAGTGGAGCAATAGGCCTTGCTGCTGTTTTGTCCAAAAGTTTCAAGAAAAATTCTGCTTGGAAGGATTGCAGCAACATCGGAATTATACTTTCTGGAGGTAATGTAGATCTAGGCATCCTATGGGATGCCTACAAAAAGTGA